A window from Temnothorax longispinosus isolate EJ_2023e chromosome 1, Tlon_JGU_v1, whole genome shotgun sequence encodes these proteins:
- the LOC139809776 gene encoding uncharacterized protein, with protein sequence MRIFMLLSLVFVGKILALPTYKRQVRGISFSDDASVSAGLGGIGGKLKKNIGVKVPHSLLNIFGLSDESDSKEIGLNIEGGIGLKPKLSLGGGDAGFGISLGGKGGLDIGMSGNHNKRPSEREHSDKHDKSKKHEKSAEESNSSGIWGSITHIFGGNAESDHADHKTSLDTDKISADLGGGISDATAGVTGKKYREHEEHKEHHTKHNGSKGHQSSTSMNWTADKHLEENKNSYWDEGDIIVIPPSDKEKSDEDVDRNGNDNSHVKKSSKENEIKNSGKKRENGNDMERGENITILHGKDGQHSDSDKRHSNRNGNSNSHVKGGSIVISHGDNETKEQKASKQTTTKNSGEKEGNSSNYDKGGQSGDHAGGRNNDVKRENTNHNNGEDVIINGSHSNENRNKNSTGHDGVVAGKKSDIKKTNGPLCNYDEILSTGKCGSNIKSTLQLVQTFIRSFDVIVHFLLEQKGNDLRKVLCQVLPHNSKLSCQLGCDVLRVKPILKYF encoded by the exons ATGCGTATTTTTATGCTTTTGTCGTTAGTTTTCGTAGGCAAGATATTAGCGCTACCGACATATAAAAGACAAGTTCgg gGTATTTCATTCTCAGATGATGCGTCAGTTTCTGCAGGTTTAGGCGGAATAggaggaaaattaaaaaagaatattggtGTGAAAGTACCACacagtttattaaatatatttggatTGAGCGATGAGTCAGATAGCAAGGAAATAGGCTTAAATATCGAAG GAGGAATAGGGCTCAAGCCTAAATTGTCGCTTGGTGGAGGTGATGCAGGCTTTGGAATATCGCTTGGCGGGAAGGGCGGCTTGGATATTGGAATGTCGGGCAACCACAACAAGAGACCTTCAGAAAGAGAACATTCTGATAAACATGACAAATCCAAAAAACACGAAAAATCTGCAGAAGAATCTAATAGTAGTGGAATTTGGGGATCGATTACTCATATTTTTGGTGGAAACGCTGAAAGCGACCATGCAGATCACAAGACATCACTTGATACCGATAAAATATCTGCTGATCTTGGCGGTGGGATATCTGATGCCACAGCTGGTGTCACaggtaaaaaatatagagaacATGAAGAACACAAAGAACACCACACGAAGCATAACGGATCGAAAGGACACCAAAGCTCAACAAGTATGAACTGGACTGCTGATAAAcatttagaagaaaataagaatagTTATTGGGACGAAGGAGACATAATTGTTATACCACCCTcggataaagaaaaatcagaTGAAGATGTCGATAGGAACGGAAATGATAACAGTCACGTAAAAAAATCAtcgaaagaaaatgaaattaaaaacagtggaaaaaagagagagaacggcaATGATATGGAGAGAGGagaaaatatcacgatatTACATGGCAAGGATGGACAACATAGTGACAGCGATAAAAGACATAGCAATAGAAACGGAAATAGTAACAGTCATGTAAAAGGAGGAAGCATCGTAATATCACACGGAGATAACGAAACCAAAGAGCAAAAAGCGTCAAAACAGACTACAACTAAGAATAGTGGAGAAAAAGAAGGGAACAGCAGCAATTATGATAAAGGTGGACAATCTGGTGATCATGCAGGAGGTAGAAATAATgatgtaaaaagagaaaatactaATCATAATAACGGGGAAGATGTGATTATTAACGGAAGCCACAGCAATGAAAACCGAAATAAGAATTCCACAGGACATGATGGTGTGGTGGCAGGCAAAAAATCAGATATAAAAAAGACTAATGGACctttatgtaattatgatGAAATTCTCAGTACTGGAAAATGTGGTAGCAACATTAAATCTACATTACAGCTCGTTCAAACGTTTATCCGCAGTTTCGATGTTATCGTTCATTTCTTATTAgag CAAAAGGGGAACGATTTGCGCAAAGTGTTATGCCAAGTTTTACCACATAATAGTAAGCTTTCCTGCCAATTGGGTTGTGATGTTCTTCGTGTCAAACCAATTTTGAAATACTTCTGa
- the LOC139809752 gene encoding peroxisomal N(1)-acetyl-spermine/spermidine oxidase-like isoform X4, translated as MICHKEITGLLFTTLIAINLLGSAQSSGACDMPKETKIVIVGAGASGIAAASRLLKKGVSDFVILEANDRIGGRINTKDFGANVVDLGAHYVCGEFGNVVFDLASKHDLLSSESVLLDFTNCKPYEFATVNGEIMPAEESCAAVMIYFHNLDKIKRKLKKDYKEVTGSYGDYLIKKYYEALDKNPFMNRTRVADYLAWIEKMENVVQFGDTWFDVSAKAMAEYWDCEGDPALNWKDRGYKTILDLLMQNIPNAEKRLPVMERIEFGKVVATINYSSNENVTVTTRDGCEYFTRHVIFTGSLGVLKEKHSIMFVPPLSQKKQRAIEGLNIGTANKVYLEFPHRWWPEDKGNFGFIWPEKVKEEFLQNYGQSSEWLCDVYSFSPMAYQPNLLCAWITGKNARHMETLSDVDVYDGLYLLLNKSFGEHYNVVKPTRILRSKWYTDEHFQGSYSFQSMVSEQMDVKPRDLAEPVMSGNKPIILFAGEATHDYYYSTVHGAVETGFHEADRLINFERTCDRLDQLTIDNFDQALRIEIDASTRTRTRIKRTRVVIVDAGIAGLAAAKTLENAGFTEYFLLEAQNVVGGRIHSVYWGNGWIDCGAQFLHSDKSRLAQYCLNSDLLSNIQGTDGDGIFLRDDGTIMKESLKKTIHFQLFPCE; from the exons ATGATTTGCCATAAGGAAATCACAGGCCTTCTCTTCACAACTTTGAT TGCAATAAATCTGTTGGGTTCAGCGCAATCGTCAGGAGCTTGCGATATGCCGAAAGAGACAAAAATTGTGATTGTTGGAGCTGGGGCATCTGGCATTGCGGCTGCCTCCAGGCTGTTGAAAAAAGGAGTGAGCGATTTTGTGATACTAGAGGCCAACGACAGAATCGGTGGCAGAATAAATACCAAAGACTTtg GTGCGAATGTGGTGGATCTCGGCGCTCATTATGTCTGTGGAGAATTTGGAAACGTGGTGTTTGATCTTGCCTCCAAACATGATTTGCTGAGTTCAGAATCAGTTTTGCTCGATTTCACTAATTGTAAGCCATATGAATTTGCAACTGTTAATGGTGAAATAATGCCCGCGGAGGAAAGTTGCGCAGCTGtgatgatatattttcataatctggataaaataaaacggaaGTTAAAAAAGGATTACAAAGAGGTAACAGGATCTTATGGAGACTACTTAATAAAGAA ATATTATGAAGCTCTTGATAAGAACCCTTTCATGAATCGTACTCGAGTTGCCGACTATTTAGCTTGGAtagaaaaaatggaaaacgTTGTACAATTTGGCGACACATGGTTTGACGTTTCTGCGAAAGCTATGGCAGAATACTGGGACTGCGAAGGCGATCCTGCGTTGAACTGGAAAGATCGTGGCTATAAAACGATTTTGGATCTGTTAATG caaAATATTCCGAACGCAGAGAAACGCTTGCCAGTGATGGAAAGGATAGAGTTCGGAAAAGTTGTGGCAACCATCAATTACAGCTCAAACGAGAACGTGACGGTGACTACCAGAGATGGATGCGAATATTTCACGCGGCATGTAATATTCACTGGGTCTCTAGGTGTTCTGAAGGAAAAACATTCTATAATGTTCGTGCCACCTTTATCGCAGAAGAAACAACGGGCGATAGAG GGATTAAATATTGGAACAGCGAACAAGGTTTACCTTGAATTTCCGCATAGATGGTGGCCGGAGGATAAAGGCAACTTTGGTTTTATCTGGCCAGAAAAAGTTAAAGAGGAATTCTTGCAAAACTATGgtcaa AGTAGCGAGTGGCTCTGCGACGTGTACTCGTTTTCCCCTATGGCTTATCAACCGAACCTCTTATGTGCTTGGATAACTGGAAAAAACGCGAGACACATGGAAACCTTATCGGATGTTGACGTATACGACGgattgtatttattgttaaataaatcatttggAGAACATTACAATGTTGTGAAACCAACGAGAATATTAag aTCTAAATGGTATACCGATGAACATTTTCAAGGCTCGTATAGTTTCCAAAGCATGGTTTCCGAACAAATGGATGTAAAGCCGAGAGATCTGGCCGAACCAGTTATGAGTGGAAATAAACCT ATAATTCTTTTCGCTGGAGAAGCTACgcacgattattattattccacTGTGCACGGCGCCGTGGAAACTGGTTTCCACGAAGCGGATAGACTAATCAACTTTGAAAG AACGTGCGATCGCTTAGATCAACTGACGATTGACAATTTCGACCAAGCGTTGCGGATAGAGATTGACGCGAGCACAAGAACAAgaacaagaataaaaagaacGAGAGTCGTGATAGTAGACGCAGGAATCGCAGGATTGGCAGCGGCGAAAACTCTGGAGAATGCGGGATTTACAGAGTATTTTCTCCTCGAAG CCCAAAACGTGGTTGGAGGAAGAATTCATTCCGTTTATTGGGGTAATGGCTGGATAGATTGCGGGGCACAATTTTTGCACAGTGACAAGAGCAGGCTTGCTCAGTATTGTCTCAACAGTGATTTACTTTCGAACATTCAAGGCACGGACGGCGATGGCATTTTCTTGCGCGACGATGGAACGATCATGAAAGAGAGCTTGAAAAAAACCATTCACTTCCAACTGTTCCCTTGTGAGtaa
- the LOC139809752 gene encoding peroxisomal N(1)-acetyl-spermine/spermidine oxidase-like isoform X2: MICHKEITGLLFTTLIAINLLGSAQSSGACDMPKETKIVIVGAGASGIAAASRLLKKGVSDFVILEANDRIGGRINTKDFGANVVDLGAHYVCGEFGNVVFDLASKHDLLSSESVLLDFTNCKPYEFATVNGEIMPAEESCAAVMIYFHNLDKIKRKLKKDYKEVTGSYGDYLIKKYYEALDKNPFMNRTRVADYLAWIEKMENVVQFGDTWFDVSAKAMAEYWDCEGDPALNWKDRGYKTILDLLMQNIPNAEKRLPVMERIEFGKVVATINYSSNENVTVTTRDGCEYFTRHVIFTGSLGVLKEKHSIMFVPPLSQKKQRAIEGLNIGTANKVYLEFPHRWWPEDKGNFGFIWPEKSSEWLCDVYSFSPMAYQPNLLCAWITGKNARHMETLSDVDVYDGLYLLLNKSFGEHYNVVKPTRILRSKWYTDEHFQGSYSFQSMVSEQMDVKPRDLAEPVMSGNKPIILFAGEATHDYYYSTVHGAVETGFHEADRLINFERQLNAHL; this comes from the exons ATGATTTGCCATAAGGAAATCACAGGCCTTCTCTTCACAACTTTGAT TGCAATAAATCTGTTGGGTTCAGCGCAATCGTCAGGAGCTTGCGATATGCCGAAAGAGACAAAAATTGTGATTGTTGGAGCTGGGGCATCTGGCATTGCGGCTGCCTCCAGGCTGTTGAAAAAAGGAGTGAGCGATTTTGTGATACTAGAGGCCAACGACAGAATCGGTGGCAGAATAAATACCAAAGACTTtg GTGCGAATGTGGTGGATCTCGGCGCTCATTATGTCTGTGGAGAATTTGGAAACGTGGTGTTTGATCTTGCCTCCAAACATGATTTGCTGAGTTCAGAATCAGTTTTGCTCGATTTCACTAATTGTAAGCCATATGAATTTGCAACTGTTAATGGTGAAATAATGCCCGCGGAGGAAAGTTGCGCAGCTGtgatgatatattttcataatctggataaaataaaacggaaGTTAAAAAAGGATTACAAAGAGGTAACAGGATCTTATGGAGACTACTTAATAAAGAA ATATTATGAAGCTCTTGATAAGAACCCTTTCATGAATCGTACTCGAGTTGCCGACTATTTAGCTTGGAtagaaaaaatggaaaacgTTGTACAATTTGGCGACACATGGTTTGACGTTTCTGCGAAAGCTATGGCAGAATACTGGGACTGCGAAGGCGATCCTGCGTTGAACTGGAAAGATCGTGGCTATAAAACGATTTTGGATCTGTTAATG caaAATATTCCGAACGCAGAGAAACGCTTGCCAGTGATGGAAAGGATAGAGTTCGGAAAAGTTGTGGCAACCATCAATTACAGCTCAAACGAGAACGTGACGGTGACTACCAGAGATGGATGCGAATATTTCACGCGGCATGTAATATTCACTGGGTCTCTAGGTGTTCTGAAGGAAAAACATTCTATAATGTTCGTGCCACCTTTATCGCAGAAGAAACAACGGGCGATAGAG GGATTAAATATTGGAACAGCGAACAAGGTTTACCTTGAATTTCCGCATAGATGGTGGCCGGAGGATAAAGGCAACTTTGGTTTTATCTGGCCAGAAAAA AGTAGCGAGTGGCTCTGCGACGTGTACTCGTTTTCCCCTATGGCTTATCAACCGAACCTCTTATGTGCTTGGATAACTGGAAAAAACGCGAGACACATGGAAACCTTATCGGATGTTGACGTATACGACGgattgtatttattgttaaataaatcatttggAGAACATTACAATGTTGTGAAACCAACGAGAATATTAag aTCTAAATGGTATACCGATGAACATTTTCAAGGCTCGTATAGTTTCCAAAGCATGGTTTCCGAACAAATGGATGTAAAGCCGAGAGATCTGGCCGAACCAGTTATGAGTGGAAATAAACCT ATAATTCTTTTCGCTGGAGAAGCTACgcacgattattattattccacTGTGCACGGCGCCGTGGAAACTGGTTTCCACGAAGCGGATAGACTAATCAACTTTGAAAG GCAATTAAACGCCCACCTCTAG
- the LOC139809752 gene encoding peroxisomal N(1)-acetyl-spermine/spermidine oxidase-like isoform X1 gives MICHKEITGLLFTTLIAINLLGSAQSSGACDMPKETKIVIVGAGASGIAAASRLLKKGVSDFVILEANDRIGGRINTKDFGANVVDLGAHYVCGEFGNVVFDLASKHDLLSSESVLLDFTNCKPYEFATVNGEIMPAEESCAAVMIYFHNLDKIKRKLKKDYKEVTGSYGDYLIKKYYEALDKNPFMNRTRVADYLAWIEKMENVVQFGDTWFDVSAKAMAEYWDCEGDPALNWKDRGYKTILDLLMQNIPNAEKRLPVMERIEFGKVVATINYSSNENVTVTTRDGCEYFTRHVIFTGSLGVLKEKHSIMFVPPLSQKKQRAIEGLNIGTANKVYLEFPHRWWPEDKGNFGFIWPEKVKEEFLQNYGQSSEWLCDVYSFSPMAYQPNLLCAWITGKNARHMETLSDVDVYDGLYLLLNKSFGEHYNVVKPTRILRSKWYTDEHFQGSYSFQSMVSEQMDVKPRDLAEPVMSGNKPIILFAGEATHDYYYSTVHGAVETGFHEADRLINFERQLNAHL, from the exons ATGATTTGCCATAAGGAAATCACAGGCCTTCTCTTCACAACTTTGAT TGCAATAAATCTGTTGGGTTCAGCGCAATCGTCAGGAGCTTGCGATATGCCGAAAGAGACAAAAATTGTGATTGTTGGAGCTGGGGCATCTGGCATTGCGGCTGCCTCCAGGCTGTTGAAAAAAGGAGTGAGCGATTTTGTGATACTAGAGGCCAACGACAGAATCGGTGGCAGAATAAATACCAAAGACTTtg GTGCGAATGTGGTGGATCTCGGCGCTCATTATGTCTGTGGAGAATTTGGAAACGTGGTGTTTGATCTTGCCTCCAAACATGATTTGCTGAGTTCAGAATCAGTTTTGCTCGATTTCACTAATTGTAAGCCATATGAATTTGCAACTGTTAATGGTGAAATAATGCCCGCGGAGGAAAGTTGCGCAGCTGtgatgatatattttcataatctggataaaataaaacggaaGTTAAAAAAGGATTACAAAGAGGTAACAGGATCTTATGGAGACTACTTAATAAAGAA ATATTATGAAGCTCTTGATAAGAACCCTTTCATGAATCGTACTCGAGTTGCCGACTATTTAGCTTGGAtagaaaaaatggaaaacgTTGTACAATTTGGCGACACATGGTTTGACGTTTCTGCGAAAGCTATGGCAGAATACTGGGACTGCGAAGGCGATCCTGCGTTGAACTGGAAAGATCGTGGCTATAAAACGATTTTGGATCTGTTAATG caaAATATTCCGAACGCAGAGAAACGCTTGCCAGTGATGGAAAGGATAGAGTTCGGAAAAGTTGTGGCAACCATCAATTACAGCTCAAACGAGAACGTGACGGTGACTACCAGAGATGGATGCGAATATTTCACGCGGCATGTAATATTCACTGGGTCTCTAGGTGTTCTGAAGGAAAAACATTCTATAATGTTCGTGCCACCTTTATCGCAGAAGAAACAACGGGCGATAGAG GGATTAAATATTGGAACAGCGAACAAGGTTTACCTTGAATTTCCGCATAGATGGTGGCCGGAGGATAAAGGCAACTTTGGTTTTATCTGGCCAGAAAAAGTTAAAGAGGAATTCTTGCAAAACTATGgtcaa AGTAGCGAGTGGCTCTGCGACGTGTACTCGTTTTCCCCTATGGCTTATCAACCGAACCTCTTATGTGCTTGGATAACTGGAAAAAACGCGAGACACATGGAAACCTTATCGGATGTTGACGTATACGACGgattgtatttattgttaaataaatcatttggAGAACATTACAATGTTGTGAAACCAACGAGAATATTAag aTCTAAATGGTATACCGATGAACATTTTCAAGGCTCGTATAGTTTCCAAAGCATGGTTTCCGAACAAATGGATGTAAAGCCGAGAGATCTGGCCGAACCAGTTATGAGTGGAAATAAACCT ATAATTCTTTTCGCTGGAGAAGCTACgcacgattattattattccacTGTGCACGGCGCCGTGGAAACTGGTTTCCACGAAGCGGATAGACTAATCAACTTTGAAAG GCAATTAAACGCCCACCTCTAG
- the LOC139809752 gene encoding peroxisomal N(1)-acetyl-spermine/spermidine oxidase-like isoform X3, whose protein sequence is MPKETKIVIVGAGASGIAAASRLLKKGVSDFVILEANDRIGGRINTKDFGANVVDLGAHYVCGEFGNVVFDLASKHDLLSSESVLLDFTNCKPYEFATVNGEIMPAEESCAAVMIYFHNLDKIKRKLKKDYKEVTGSYGDYLIKKYYEALDKNPFMNRTRVADYLAWIEKMENVVQFGDTWFDVSAKAMAEYWDCEGDPALNWKDRGYKTILDLLMQNIPNAEKRLPVMERIEFGKVVATINYSSNENVTVTTRDGCEYFTRHVIFTGSLGVLKEKHSIMFVPPLSQKKQRAIEGLNIGTANKVYLEFPHRWWPEDKGNFGFIWPEKVKEEFLQNYGQSSEWLCDVYSFSPMAYQPNLLCAWITGKNARHMETLSDVDVYDGLYLLLNKSFGEHYNVVKPTRILRSKWYTDEHFQGSYSFQSMVSEQMDVKPRDLAEPVMSGNKPIILFAGEATHDYYYSTVHGAVETGFHEADRLINFERQLNAHL, encoded by the exons ATGCCGAAAGAGACAAAAATTGTGATTGTTGGAGCTGGGGCATCTGGCATTGCGGCTGCCTCCAGGCTGTTGAAAAAAGGAGTGAGCGATTTTGTGATACTAGAGGCCAACGACAGAATCGGTGGCAGAATAAATACCAAAGACTTtg GTGCGAATGTGGTGGATCTCGGCGCTCATTATGTCTGTGGAGAATTTGGAAACGTGGTGTTTGATCTTGCCTCCAAACATGATTTGCTGAGTTCAGAATCAGTTTTGCTCGATTTCACTAATTGTAAGCCATATGAATTTGCAACTGTTAATGGTGAAATAATGCCCGCGGAGGAAAGTTGCGCAGCTGtgatgatatattttcataatctggataaaataaaacggaaGTTAAAAAAGGATTACAAAGAGGTAACAGGATCTTATGGAGACTACTTAATAAAGAA ATATTATGAAGCTCTTGATAAGAACCCTTTCATGAATCGTACTCGAGTTGCCGACTATTTAGCTTGGAtagaaaaaatggaaaacgTTGTACAATTTGGCGACACATGGTTTGACGTTTCTGCGAAAGCTATGGCAGAATACTGGGACTGCGAAGGCGATCCTGCGTTGAACTGGAAAGATCGTGGCTATAAAACGATTTTGGATCTGTTAATG caaAATATTCCGAACGCAGAGAAACGCTTGCCAGTGATGGAAAGGATAGAGTTCGGAAAAGTTGTGGCAACCATCAATTACAGCTCAAACGAGAACGTGACGGTGACTACCAGAGATGGATGCGAATATTTCACGCGGCATGTAATATTCACTGGGTCTCTAGGTGTTCTGAAGGAAAAACATTCTATAATGTTCGTGCCACCTTTATCGCAGAAGAAACAACGGGCGATAGAG GGATTAAATATTGGAACAGCGAACAAGGTTTACCTTGAATTTCCGCATAGATGGTGGCCGGAGGATAAAGGCAACTTTGGTTTTATCTGGCCAGAAAAAGTTAAAGAGGAATTCTTGCAAAACTATGgtcaa AGTAGCGAGTGGCTCTGCGACGTGTACTCGTTTTCCCCTATGGCTTATCAACCGAACCTCTTATGTGCTTGGATAACTGGAAAAAACGCGAGACACATGGAAACCTTATCGGATGTTGACGTATACGACGgattgtatttattgttaaataaatcatttggAGAACATTACAATGTTGTGAAACCAACGAGAATATTAag aTCTAAATGGTATACCGATGAACATTTTCAAGGCTCGTATAGTTTCCAAAGCATGGTTTCCGAACAAATGGATGTAAAGCCGAGAGATCTGGCCGAACCAGTTATGAGTGGAAATAAACCT ATAATTCTTTTCGCTGGAGAAGCTACgcacgattattattattccacTGTGCACGGCGCCGTGGAAACTGGTTTCCACGAAGCGGATAGACTAATCAACTTTGAAAG GCAATTAAACGCCCACCTCTAG